One Microbacter margulisiae genomic window carries:
- a CDS encoding aminodeoxychorismate synthase component I translates to MEQIDTARERMNHFGRSGTPFFFMIDFLQQHPVVLSFEEIYTEEILFQTPIANFLSDNDQNDELPIQHIDIFPRPLDEYRQQFDRVISEIKKGNSFLMNLTDQTPIKLNTDLRTVFHHAKAKYKLWYRDQFVCFSPETFVTISEGTIRTYPMKGTINASTPAAKEQLLNSIKEKAEHYTIVDLLRNDLSMVAERVAVTKLRYIEEIAMNWGTLLQASTEIEGTLPFDYQSRLGNIIFTMLPAGSVTGAPKKKTVQILCDTEQYARGYYTGVFGVFDGYSLDSAVMIRFIEKTATGYVYKSGGGITALSNCLDEYNELVEKIYVPIY, encoded by the coding sequence ATGGAACAAATTGATACTGCCAGAGAAAGGATGAACCACTTCGGAAGATCCGGGACTCCTTTCTTTTTTATGATCGACTTTTTGCAGCAACATCCAGTGGTATTATCATTCGAAGAAATATACACAGAGGAAATTTTATTTCAAACTCCTATTGCTAATTTTTTGTCTGATAATGATCAAAACGATGAACTACCAATACAACATATCGATATCTTTCCACGGCCTTTGGATGAATATCGGCAACAGTTTGACAGAGTGATCAGTGAAATAAAAAAAGGGAATAGCTTCCTGATGAACCTGACTGATCAAACTCCCATAAAGTTGAATACTGACCTGCGAACTGTTTTCCACCATGCAAAGGCAAAATACAAACTCTGGTATCGTGATCAGTTTGTTTGCTTTTCTCCAGAAACGTTTGTGACCATTTCTGAAGGAACGATACGCACATACCCCATGAAAGGCACTATTAACGCTTCGACACCTGCTGCCAAAGAGCAATTGCTGAATAGCATTAAAGAAAAGGCTGAACATTACACAATTGTTGATTTGTTGCGGAACGATCTTAGTATGGTGGCCGAAAGGGTAGCAGTAACAAAGCTGCGATATATAGAGGAGATAGCGATGAACTGGGGGACCTTGTTACAAGCCAGCACTGAAATTGAAGGAACCTTACCTTTTGATTATCAATCCAGATTAGGGAATATTATTTTTACGATGTTACCTGCAGGGTCAGTGACAGGCGCTCCCAAAAAGAAAACGGTTCAAATTCTTTGTGATACAGAACAATATGCACGAGGGTATTATACGGGCGTTTTTGGCGTTTTTGACGGGTATTCACTCGATAGCGCTGTCATGATACGATTTATTGAAAAAACGGCGACCGGATACGTCTATAAAAGCGGAGGAGGCATTACAGCCTTAAGTAACTGTCTTGACGAATATAATGAATTAGTAGAAAAAATATATGTACCGATTTATTGA
- a CDS encoding aminotransferase class IV, translating to MYRFIETLRIEHRQLIRPEWHERRLNDTRYHFFDKVQDIDLSRAIQIPQTLTEATYKCRVVYSSDIEAVTFEPYHARDIRSLQVVYDDKIDYAFKYYDRSAFNDYLNHSSSDDILIVKQGCVTDTSFSNIVFYDGKDWITPSYYLLNGIQRQYLLQQGIIIERKIKLGDLSSFYCAKLINAMLPFESSRAIDVALIYS from the coding sequence ATGTACCGATTTATTGAAACCCTCAGAATTGAACACCGTCAGCTAATTAGACCGGAATGGCACGAAAGACGTCTGAATGACACTCGGTATCACTTTTTTGATAAGGTGCAAGATATTGATTTGTCCCGAGCAATTCAGATACCGCAAACATTGACAGAAGCAACTTATAAATGCCGTGTTGTATATTCATCCGATATTGAAGCTGTAACTTTCGAACCTTATCATGCAAGAGATATCCGTTCATTGCAAGTAGTGTATGATGATAAAATTGATTACGCATTTAAGTATTACGACCGTTCGGCCTTCAACGACTATTTGAACCATTCATCCTCTGATGACATCTTGATTGTAAAACAAGGATGTGTGACAGATACTTCTTTTTCAAATATTGTTTTTTATGACGGAAAAGATTGGATTACACCATCCTATTATTTATTAAACGGGATACAGCGGCAATATTTGTTACAGCAAGGAATTATCATCGAAAGAAAAATAAAGCTTGGAGATCTGAGTTCTTTTTATTGTGCGAAACTGATTAATGCCATGCTCCCTTTTGAATCTTCGCGAGCTATTGATGTGGCTTTGATTTATTCGTAA